The genomic region GTGGAGCCCGCGCCTTCGCGGACCACTACGGGGGATCCATCGGTGAAGTCCACCACGGTCGTGGAACCTTCGTGGCCAACGGGGCCGCCGATCACGGTGTCAACCTGTTTTCCGACCGCTTCGAAAACCTCTTCCGGGTTCCACATGGCGTCTTCGTGGCCCGGCAGAATCAGGGTGGAGCACAGGAGGGGCTCGCCCAGTTCCTCCACGATTGCTTGCGTAATCTTGTGGTCAGGAATCCGTACGCCCACCGTGTGCTTCTTCTTATTTAACGTCATGCGGGGAATCTCTTTAGTGCCACGCAAAATAAACGTGTACGGCCCGGGTGTCAATGCCTTAATGGTGCGGAACGCCTTATTGTCAACGATCACGAGGGAGCCGAGTTGGGAGAAGTTGTGGCACAGGAACGAGAAGTTGTGCTTTTCATCTAGATCCCGAATCTGTCGAATCACGTCCATGCCATCTTTATTGGCCATTGCCGTGGCAATTGCGTACCCAGAATCGGTGGGTAACGCGATGGTACCCCCATTTCGGAGCGTGTCCACGACGGACTTGACTAGACGGGTTTGCGGGTTCTCGGGGTGAATCTCTACGTATGCCATGTGCTTATTCTAACAAGACCTGACCGAGAATGTGTCCAAGAACACGTCTCGATCAGGTCTTATTGGTAGGCGACCTAGCGGTCTTAGTCAGCGACTTATCGCGTGAATTACCGGGCGACTTATCGGCTGACTTATCCGGTGAGTTACCGGGGATAAACCAAAATACTAGGCTTGCTCCTGCGCTTCGTCCTCGTCATCTTCAGGCACGTAGTCGACTCCCGCTTCCTCCCGCTGCTGCGGGGTGATCGGAGCCGGCGCCTGCGTGAGCGGATCGTAACCGCCGCCCGACTTGGGGAAGGCAATCACATCGCGAATCGAATCGGACTTGGTGAGTAGCGAAACGATGCGGTCCCACCCGAAGGCGATCCCGCCGTGCGGAGGTGCACCAAACTTGAAC from Gleimia hominis harbors:
- a CDS encoding L-threonylcarbamoyladenylate synthase; amino-acid sequence: MAYVEIHPENPQTRLVKSVVDTLRNGGTIALPTDSGYAIATAMANKDGMDVIRQIRDLDEKHNFSFLCHNFSQLGSLVIVDNKAFRTIKALTPGPYTFILRGTKEIPRMTLNKKKHTVGVRIPDHKITQAIVEELGEPLLCSTLILPGHEDAMWNPEEVFEAVGKQVDTVIGGPVGHEGSTTVVDFTDGSPVVVREGAGSTELF